The Vicia villosa cultivar HV-30 ecotype Madison, WI linkage group LG1, Vvil1.0, whole genome shotgun sequence genome includes a region encoding these proteins:
- the LOC131619573 gene encoding glycine-rich protein 5-like produces MSKLCILVVLAIAVVATSTRNVPAGEDGLTDEKTFGGLPGFPGIGNSGFPFGGSGNAGGGGLGGLGGDGLGGIGGGGGLGGTGGGGGLGNAGGLGGNGGDGFRGIGGGAGGRSGTVGGGRGDAGGLGGNGGDGLGGFNGLGGGGLGGLGGFGGPSGGGLGGSGDSAIPHP; encoded by the coding sequence ATGAGTAAGTTGTGCATTTTGGTGGTTTTGGCTATTGCTGTAGTTGCAACAAGTACAAGAAATGTGCCTGCTGGAGAGGATGGTTTGACGGACGAGAAGACCTTTGGTGGGCTTCCTGGTTTTCCAGGAATTGGCAACAGTGGCTTTCCTTTCGGTGGTAGTGGTAACGCTGGTGGTGGCGGACTTGGCGGACTAGGCGGTGATGGACTAGGAGGTATTGGAGGTGGTGGTGGCTTAGGCGGAACAGGAGGTGGTGGTGGACTCGGTAATGCTGGTGGACTCGGTGGAAATGGAGGTGATGGATTCCGAGGAATAGGAGGTGGTGCTGGTGGACGAAGTGGAACAGTAGGTGGTGGACGAGGTGATGCTGGTGGCCTCGGTGGAAATGGAGGTGATGGACTCGGAGGATTCAACGGACTAGGCGGTGGTGGACTGGGCGGACTAGGTGGATTTGGTGGACCCAGCGGTGGCGGACTTGGAGGTTCTGGTGATAGTGCCATTCCTCATCCATGA
- the LOC131658170 gene encoding uncharacterized protein LOC131658170, with protein sequence MEAVVFTSSILILVNGSSTIEFIASRGLRQGDPFSPFLFTIVTEGLAGMVRQVIHGGLYNGFKISNKVEYSLLQFAYDTILIEDGSSTNMWALKALVRGFEMVSGLRINMSKSKLNGIGMSSYDLEASSQFLGCKLEQFPYKFPGLTIGESQRKVIFWKSVINAMKSKLLSWKGRFLSIGGRFTMLNSVLTNIPIYQLSFYKIPVKVMQKNIFIQRNFCGMEWWRRGGWLG encoded by the coding sequence ATGGAAGCGGTTGTATTTACTAGCTCCATTTTGATTCTAGTTAACGGTAGTTCAACGATAGAATTTATAGCTTCGAGAGGTTTACGACAGGGTGATCCATTTTCACCTTTCTTGTTTACTATTGTGACTGAAGGGTTGGCAGGAATGGTTAGGCAGGTTATACATGGTGGCTTGTATAAtggtttcaaaatttcaaataaagTGGAGTATAGTTTGTTACAATTCGCATATGATACAATACTTATTGAGGATGGTTCTTCTACAAATATGTGGGCCTTGAAGGCTTTAGTTAGAGGTTTTGAGATGGTGTCTGGATTGAGAATAAATATGAGCAAGAGCAAGCTTAATGGTATTGGAATGTCTTCTTATGATTTGGAGGCGTCTTCTCAATTTTTAGGGTGCAAGCTTGAACAATTTCCATATAAATTTCCGGGCTTAACTATTGGTGAGAGTCAAAGGAAGGTGATTTTCTGGAAGTCCGTGATTAATGCGATGAAATCTAAGTTATTGTCTTGGAAGGGCAGGTTTCTATCCATTGGTGGAAGATTTACGATGTTGAATTCTGTTTTGACTAATATTCCTATTTATCAGTTGTCTTTTTATAAAATACCAGTTAAAGTTATGCAGAAAAACATCTTTATTCAAAGGAACTTTTGTGGCATGGAGTGGTGGAGAAGAGGGGGTTGGCTTGGGTAA